The Erythrobacter sp. JK5 genome includes a region encoding these proteins:
- a CDS encoding M24 family metallopeptidase, with product MKLRAFPAGFAALLASGVTAQEPVPPVLPMSDTEISAPAMPPILPMRARAETIDRILAERLETVIPAIMREQGIDLWLLMAREYFEEPVVASMLDANSMSARRRTILIFHDPGEGRPVERLTVSRYGLAGLFEPAWQPEVQPDQWQAVADIVAARDPRRIAINFSDITAFGDGMTLSQYRAMSAKLPARYRDRIVSGETLAVRWLESRTPGELAIYPGIVRLAHALIGRAFSREVVTPGKTTAADVQWWYREELARLGLTPWFHPSVGIQRQGATGMLAGDTVIEPGDLLWTDFGITYLRLATDTQHLAYVLKPGEVAAPTGLRAGLAATNRVQDLLLESFEPGVSGNAILAEARRKALAEGLDPSIYSHPIGLHGHGAGTAIGFWDNQRDDPRGEYPVLAGTAWSIELTSYSAVPEWGGQRVDFRSEENAWFDGETVRFLDGRQTELTLIPSG from the coding sequence ATGAAACTACGAGCATTTCCGGCAGGCTTCGCCGCGCTGTTGGCATCGGGCGTGACCGCGCAGGAGCCGGTCCCGCCGGTCCTGCCGATGTCCGATACCGAGATATCCGCCCCCGCAATGCCGCCGATCCTCCCGATGCGCGCGCGCGCCGAAACGATCGACCGTATTCTTGCCGAGCGGCTCGAAACCGTGATTCCGGCGATCATGCGCGAGCAGGGCATCGACCTGTGGCTGCTGATGGCGCGCGAATATTTCGAAGAGCCGGTGGTCGCCTCGATGCTCGATGCCAACAGCATGAGCGCACGGCGGCGCACGATCCTGATCTTCCACGATCCGGGCGAAGGGCGACCGGTCGAGCGACTCACGGTCAGCCGCTATGGCCTCGCCGGGCTGTTCGAGCCAGCATGGCAGCCCGAGGTTCAGCCCGACCAGTGGCAGGCGGTCGCCGATATCGTCGCCGCGCGCGATCCCCGGCGGATCGCGATCAACTTTTCCGATATCACCGCATTTGGCGACGGGATGACGCTGAGCCAGTACCGCGCGATGAGCGCGAAACTACCGGCGCGCTATCGCGACCGGATCGTCTCCGGCGAGACGCTGGCGGTGCGTTGGCTCGAAAGCCGTACGCCGGGCGAGCTGGCCATCTATCCCGGCATCGTCCGCCTCGCTCACGCGCTGATCGGTCGCGCCTTTTCGCGCGAGGTCGTGACCCCGGGGAAAACCACCGCTGCCGACGTGCAATGGTGGTATCGCGAGGAGCTGGCGCGGCTCGGCCTGACGCCGTGGTTTCACCCCTCGGTCGGGATCCAGCGGCAGGGTGCGACAGGGATGCTGGCGGGCGATACCGTGATCGAGCCGGGCGACCTGCTGTGGACCGATTTCGGCATCACCTACCTGCGTCTCGCAACTGATACCCAGCACCTTGCCTATGTGCTGAAACCCGGCGAGGTCGCGGCGCCGACCGGGCTGCGCGCGGGTCTCGCGGCGACCAACCGGGTGCAGGATCTGCTGCTCGAATCGTTCGAGCCCGGGGTCAGCGGAAACGCGATCCTGGCCGAAGCCCGGCGCAAGGCGCTGGCAGAGGGGCTCGACCCGTCGATCTATTCGCACCCGATCGGGCTGCACGGCCATGGCGCCGGGACCGCGATCGGTTTCTGGGACAACCAGCGCGATGATCCGCGCGGCGAATATCCGGTGCTGGCGGGCACCGCCTGGTCGATCGAGCTGACATCCTATAGCGCGGTTCCCGAATGGGGCGGTCAGCGGGTCGATTTCCGGTCGGAGGAAAACGCGTGGTTCGATGGCGAAACCGTGCGGTTTCTCGATGGGCGGCAGACCGAACTGACACTGATACCGTCCGGGTGA
- a CDS encoding NADH:flavin oxidoreductase/NADH oxidase family protein: MNLDRPLTLPCGAVLPNRIAKAAMTEGLATPDGRPTPELERLYGIWADGGAGLLLTGNIIIDRDHLERPGNVVIEREPDADMAARLKRWAKAGTRGGNHLWAQISHGGRQTPSLVNPQPRSSSDVALALPGGQFGKPTPLTTDEIADLAERWAMAAKACRDAGFTGVQIHAAHGYLISQFLSPRVNLRTDDYGGSLENRARFLLEVVAATRAAAGHDFPISVKLNSADFQKGGFAFEDSLTVVKWLEAASVDLIEISGGTYEQPKLMGIEGMEEEEQQTVARSTAAREAYFVDFAKAMQAEVGVPLMVTGGFRSRAAMEQALAIGAADVIGLGRPLCVMTDAPHQLLEGRDALPRYEDGLELIPDWLGFLKRFQMMKAISGFAGIYWFYQQLWLLGHEGRVDPGFGVFKAFRLVDARGKAIMKARARAT; this comes from the coding sequence ATGAACCTGGATCGACCGCTGACACTGCCTTGCGGCGCGGTGCTGCCCAACCGGATCGCCAAGGCCGCGATGACCGAAGGGCTGGCGACGCCCGACGGACGCCCCACGCCCGAACTCGAGCGGCTGTATGGCATCTGGGCCGATGGCGGCGCGGGATTGCTGCTGACCGGCAATATCATCATCGACAGGGACCACCTCGAACGCCCGGGCAACGTGGTGATCGAGCGCGAGCCCGATGCCGACATGGCGGCGCGGTTGAAACGCTGGGCCAAAGCGGGGACGCGCGGCGGCAACCACCTGTGGGCACAGATCAGCCATGGCGGGCGGCAGACCCCGAGCCTGGTCAATCCGCAGCCCAGATCCTCCTCCGATGTCGCGCTCGCGCTGCCCGGCGGGCAGTTCGGGAAGCCGACGCCGCTGACGACCGACGAGATCGCCGATCTCGCCGAGCGCTGGGCGATGGCGGCGAAGGCCTGCCGGGATGCCGGCTTTACCGGAGTGCAGATCCACGCCGCGCACGGATATCTGATCTCGCAGTTCCTGAGCCCGCGCGTAAACCTGCGCACCGACGATTATGGCGGATCGCTGGAAAACCGCGCGCGGTTCCTGCTCGAAGTTGTCGCGGCGACCCGTGCTGCCGCGGGCCACGACTTCCCGATTTCGGTCAAGCTTAACAGCGCCGACTTCCAGAAGGGCGGGTTTGCCTTCGAGGACAGCCTGACGGTGGTCAAATGGCTCGAGGCGGCATCTGTCGACCTGATCGAGATTTCGGGCGGGACTTACGAACAGCCCAAGCTGATGGGTATTGAGGGGATGGAGGAAGAGGAACAGCAGACCGTCGCCCGGTCGACCGCGGCGCGCGAGGCCTATTTCGTCGATTTCGCCAAGGCGATGCAGGCCGAGGTCGGCGTGCCGCTGATGGTGACCGGGGGGTTCCGCAGCCGCGCCGCGATGGAACAGGCGCTGGCGATCGGTGCGGCGGACGTGATCGGGCTGGGCCGTCCGCTGTGCGTCATGACCGACGCGCCGCACCAGCTTCTGGAAGGGCGCGACGCATTGCCGCGCTACGAGGACGGGCTCGAGCTGATCCCCGACTGGCTAGGCTTCCTCAAGCGGTTTCAGATGATGAAGGCGATCAGCGGTTTCGCCGGAATCTACTGGTTCTACCAGCAGCTCTGGCTGCTCGGGCACGAGGGGCGGGTCGATCCCGGTTTCGGGGTGTTCAAGGCGTTCCGGCTGGTCGACGCGCGCGGCAAGGCGATCATGAAGGCCCGCGCGCGCGCAACCTGA
- a CDS encoding S-layer family protein — protein sequence MTTTSSIKFRVIGGASLLAIAVGFSATASAQVVTQPQPSVPTPTPPAAPANVEECALVPSVPEIVCAPGTDPDGISEPFNSIDATVQAGSQVQGEINLLVGVNVTIDGDIISNSGRAVDVGEASTVVNNGFISNAATPNSGIIRTGADSTVVNNGIITSAQSSMGAIEVRDNSTVTNSGEISLTGFNTIGISGGGSGGTLFGSDTGVTVINTITGAIFNDVGRAGIFLGDDATVVNDGLVQTFGNFTDGVIVGDNSSVTNTGIIFTTGDLADGVLAGNDATVINSGSGQIFTFGDNLASVLTGTNSTVQNNGVILTRGDSAVAVVAGDGSTVTNNPTGQIATTGTNSHAIVITGDGTLRNIGGLIQATGTDAAGVIITGAGSVLNSGTISASGGGRALDLALTSTVNNLAGGVIAATGADAIRLSGAASVVVNDGQISTNGDGALGVNALNNVTVTNNGTISTTGMNTASVATGVNSTVSNTGTITASGNNAVALVVRNGSTVTNSGTVSTIGTNSGAIVAVDNATITNTGMITTLSAGAQGITVTGDATLMNSGTIAATTARGVDLAGTSTVMNSGTISGGTDGIRMNAGTLTNTGTISGDTAVNAPGGVQTVFNFGTINGTTNAVALGEGDDSFIKTNDASETGNVDGGAGNDLYAHIITDATNRTLDITKFGTTVKNFEDIRVGSQTFDFTTFSTMSPPATGVFTLTGTSSQGFTVVNTAILAGTVNGGVNFITGANTGITTGFTIAGGGAIVTTANGEIGFTGGDNTVLTNNGSITTGGMNTAAVLVGANSSVTNSGSILSQGMNSVAIAAGNGSTITNRAGATITTRGDGGFNTVISGNGTLTNAGVISASGAGAQAVTISGNGTVTNSGIIAAAGGRAIDIGGTANVTNAAGGTIASGSADAIRLNAAGSTLVNNGVIATSGNNTAGVLASTTSTVTNNGTVTTSGTGGVGIVAGAVSTVTNSATGRVSTTGNNAGGVILTGAGTFTNAGTIATTGTNATGVLFTGAATINNSGIISAAAARAIDLAAASTVTNSGTITGATDGIRFNAGSTLTNAAGGTISGATGVTGSVGNDKVVNFGRITGTTAAAALGDGNDEFQQWTGATVTGGVNLGGGNDTFVLEGTASSIGGGVNGGAGTDLAILGGTFNADILTGFENVSLGRLFDLRVSGNRTYTGNTTVDGRVAFDLGVDSLIFTGNLTLAAGSAITIRTPLDFALAGQTVTVIRDNGGTFTNNGGTVTVIDDDLLLDYQVITGSVLVRVFLVNPLAASPDQNIANFGTALFNGIGAGTVSAANLAAFNALPTADALSGVAADALPSLSGGVAREIFETSNTASLALDRHLAGEGSGVWGQFAIRGSEQDERSLSVDGYESDQLVFTIGADLAASPNARVGVLASYADIEVEDFAGNVEQDESEVESIKLGAYAAWTPTDRTFVNMELAYLTGSVDTARNGFLGAITSGYDFSGFAARLVAGYDLLADENVSLTPTIGVHAATLDFDDTVEAGGFGFAVEREEEVFVEGRLGVELAAKMSDKVGGFIQGTVIRDFADSSRIFTLSSAQLPTFTAVLAENEQDRFELSAGADIKVSDTFTIGIGYQGDFASGYDAHSARATVRIGF from the coding sequence ATGACTACCACCTCTTCGATCAAGTTTCGTGTTATTGGCGGCGCATCGCTTCTTGCGATTGCCGTAGGGTTTTCTGCAACAGCTTCGGCGCAAGTTGTTACCCAGCCGCAGCCGAGCGTACCGACGCCGACCCCGCCTGCGGCGCCCGCCAACGTCGAAGAGTGCGCGCTTGTCCCGTCCGTGCCGGAGATCGTCTGCGCGCCCGGCACCGATCCCGATGGCATCAGCGAGCCGTTCAACTCGATCGATGCGACCGTTCAGGCCGGTTCGCAGGTCCAGGGCGAGATCAACCTGCTGGTCGGCGTCAATGTGACGATCGATGGCGATATCATCTCGAACAGCGGTCGTGCTGTCGATGTGGGCGAAGCCTCGACCGTCGTGAACAATGGCTTCATTTCCAACGCCGCGACGCCGAACTCGGGCATTATCCGCACCGGCGCAGACAGTACTGTCGTCAACAACGGCATCATTACGTCGGCCCAATCGAGCATGGGTGCGATCGAGGTGCGTGACAACTCAACCGTGACGAACAGTGGGGAGATTTCCCTCACCGGTTTCAACACGATCGGGATTTCCGGCGGCGGTAGCGGCGGCACCCTCTTCGGCAGTGACACGGGTGTGACTGTGATCAACACAATCACCGGTGCGATCTTCAACGACGTCGGTAGGGCGGGTATCTTCCTCGGTGACGACGCCACGGTCGTCAACGATGGTCTTGTCCAGACTTTCGGCAACTTTACCGACGGCGTTATCGTCGGCGACAACAGTTCGGTTACCAACACCGGGATCATCTTTACCACTGGCGATCTTGCAGATGGCGTACTTGCAGGCAACGATGCGACCGTAATCAACTCCGGCTCGGGTCAGATATTCACCTTTGGCGACAACCTCGCTTCGGTTTTGACCGGCACCAATTCGACCGTTCAGAACAACGGCGTGATCCTGACGCGCGGTGACAGCGCAGTGGCCGTGGTCGCGGGCGACGGCTCGACCGTCACCAACAACCCGACCGGGCAGATCGCCACGACCGGCACCAACTCGCACGCCATCGTCATCACCGGCGACGGCACGCTGCGCAATATCGGCGGGCTGATCCAGGCCACCGGAACCGATGCCGCGGGCGTCATCATCACCGGCGCGGGTTCGGTGCTGAACTCGGGCACGATTTCGGCCAGTGGCGGCGGGCGCGCGCTCGACCTCGCGCTGACCTCGACCGTCAACAACCTTGCCGGCGGCGTGATCGCGGCGACGGGGGCCGATGCGATCCGTCTGAGCGGCGCGGCCTCGGTGGTGGTCAACGACGGCCAGATTTCGACCAATGGCGACGGTGCGCTGGGCGTCAACGCGCTCAACAACGTCACCGTCACCAACAACGGCACGATCTCGACCACCGGGATGAACACCGCCTCGGTTGCGACCGGCGTCAATTCGACCGTCTCCAACACCGGTACGATCACTGCGAGCGGCAACAATGCCGTGGCGCTGGTGGTGCGCAACGGCTCCACCGTGACCAACTCGGGCACGGTCTCAACCATCGGCACCAATTCGGGCGCGATCGTCGCGGTCGATAACGCCACGATCACGAACACCGGCATGATCACGACCCTGAGCGCGGGCGCACAGGGTATCACCGTGACCGGCGATGCGACGCTGATGAACTCGGGCACGATCGCCGCCACCACCGCGCGCGGCGTCGATCTCGCCGGCACCTCGACGGTGATGAACTCGGGCACGATCTCCGGCGGCACGGACGGCATCCGCATGAATGCCGGAACGCTGACCAACACCGGCACGATTTCCGGCGATACCGCCGTCAACGCTCCGGGCGGTGTGCAGACCGTGTTCAACTTCGGCACGATCAACGGCACCACCAACGCGGTGGCGCTGGGCGAAGGCGACGACAGCTTCATCAAGACCAATGACGCGTCCGAAACCGGGAATGTCGATGGCGGTGCGGGCAACGATCTCTACGCCCACATCATCACCGACGCGACCAACCGCACGCTCGACATCACGAAGTTCGGCACGACCGTAAAGAACTTCGAAGATATCCGGGTCGGTTCGCAGACCTTCGACTTCACGACCTTCTCGACCATGAGCCCGCCGGCAACCGGCGTGTTCACGCTGACCGGCACCTCGTCGCAGGGCTTCACCGTGGTGAACACCGCGATCCTCGCCGGGACCGTGAACGGGGGCGTGAACTTCATCACCGGTGCCAACACCGGCATCACCACCGGCTTCACCATCGCCGGCGGCGGCGCGATCGTGACCACGGCGAATGGCGAAATCGGGTTTACCGGTGGCGACAACACCGTCCTCACGAACAACGGATCGATCACCACCGGCGGCATGAACACCGCTGCGGTTCTGGTCGGCGCGAATTCGTCCGTGACCAACAGCGGCTCGATCCTCTCGCAGGGCATGAACAGCGTCGCGATCGCGGCGGGTAACGGTTCGACCATCACCAACCGTGCCGGGGCGACGATCACCACGCGTGGCGACGGCGGGTTCAACACCGTCATCAGCGGCAACGGCACGCTCACCAATGCCGGCGTCATCTCGGCTTCGGGCGCAGGCGCGCAGGCCGTGACCATCTCCGGCAACGGGACGGTGACCAACAGCGGCATCATCGCCGCTGCCGGGGGTCGCGCGATCGACATCGGCGGCACCGCCAACGTCACCAACGCCGCAGGCGGCACTATCGCATCGGGATCCGCCGACGCGATCCGTCTCAACGCGGCGGGCTCCACCCTCGTCAACAACGGCGTCATCGCGACCTCGGGCAACAACACCGCGGGTGTGCTGGCGTCGACCACGTCGACCGTCACCAACAACGGCACCGTTACCACCTCGGGGACCGGCGGCGTCGGCATCGTCGCAGGTGCCGTTTCGACGGTGACCAACAGCGCGACCGGCAGGGTCTCGACCACCGGGAACAACGCCGGGGGCGTTATCCTTACGGGAGCGGGCACCTTCACCAACGCCGGCACGATCGCCACGACCGGAACGAACGCGACTGGCGTGCTGTTCACTGGTGCCGCGACGATCAACAACTCGGGCATCATCTCGGCGGCCGCGGCGCGCGCCATCGATCTTGCTGCCGCTTCGACCGTCACCAACTCGGGGACGATCACCGGCGCAACCGACGGTATCCGCTTCAACGCGGGCTCCACGCTCACCAACGCGGCGGGCGGCACGATCTCCGGCGCAACCGGGGTTACCGGCAGCGTCGGCAACGACAAGGTGGTAAACTTCGGTCGCATCACCGGCACCACCGCCGCAGCGGCGCTGGGCGACGGTAACGACGAGTTCCAGCAGTGGACCGGCGCGACCGTGACCGGGGGCGTGAACCTCGGCGGCGGCAACGACACCTTCGTGCTCGAGGGCACGGCGTCGTCGATCGGCGGCGGCGTGAACGGCGGGGCCGGGACCGATCTCGCGATCCTCGGCGGCACCTTCAACGCCGATATCCTCACGGGCTTCGAGAACGTGTCGCTCGGCCGACTGTTCGACCTGCGGGTTTCGGGCAACCGGACCTACACCGGCAACACCACGGTCGATGGCCGGGTGGCGTTCGACCTCGGGGTCGATTCGCTGATCTTCACCGGCAATCTCACGCTTGCGGCGGGTTCGGCGATCACCATCAGGACGCCGCTCGACTTCGCGCTGGCGGGCCAGACGGTGACGGTGATCCGCGACAATGGCGGCACCTTCACCAACAATGGCGGAACCGTCACCGTGATCGACGACGACCTGCTGCTCGACTACCAGGTCATCACCGGCTCGGTGCTCGTGCGGGTCTTCCTCGTCAATCCGCTGGCAGCTTCGCCCGATCAGAACATCGCCAACTTCGGGACCGCGCTGTTCAACGGTATCGGGGCCGGAACGGTCAGCGCTGCCAACCTCGCGGCGTTCAACGCCCTGCCGACGGCCGATGCGCTGTCGGGTGTGGCGGCCGATGCGCTGCCGTCGCTCAGCGGTGGTGTCGCACGCGAGATCTTCGAAACCTCCAACACCGCGAGCCTTGCGCTCGATCGGCACCTGGCGGGCGAAGGTTCGGGCGTCTGGGGCCAGTTCGCGATCCGCGGATCCGAACAGGATGAGCGTTCGCTGTCGGTCGACGGCTATGAATCGGACCAGCTGGTGTTCACCATCGGGGCCGATCTCGCCGCTTCGCCCAACGCCCGCGTGGGCGTGCTCGCCAGCTATGCCGATATCGAGGTCGAAGACTTCGCCGGCAATGTCGAGCAGGACGAATCCGAAGTCGAAAGCATCAAGCTGGGCGCCTATGCCGCCTGGACGCCGACCGATCGCACCTTCGTGAACATGGAGCTGGCATACCTCACCGGGTCGGTCGACACCGCGCGCAACGGGTTCCTCGGGGCGATCACTTCGGGTTACGATTTCAGCGGTTTCGCCGCGCGGCTCGTTGCCGGGTACGATCTGCTGGCCGACGAGAACGTGTCGCTGACCCCCACCATCGGGGTGCACGCGGCGACGCTCGATTTCGACGACACGGTCGAAGCGGGCGGGTTCGGTTTCGCTGTCGAGCGCGAAGAGGAAGTCTTCGTCGAAGGCCGCCTCGGCGTCGAACTCGCGGCGAAGATGTCCGACAAGGTCGGCGGGTTCATCCAGGGCACGGTCATCCGCGACTTCGCCGACAGCTCGCGGATCTTCACGCTCAGCTCGGCCCAGCTGCCGACCTTCACGGCGGTGCTGGCCGAGAACGAGCAGGACCGCTTCGAACTGTCCGCAGGTGCCGATATCAAGGTCAGCGATACCTTCACCATCGGTATCGGCTACCAGGGCGATTTCGCCAGCGGCTACGATGCGCATTCGGCCCGGGCGACCGTCCGGATCGGCTTCTAA
- a CDS encoding sulfurtransferase — MDSLVSTQWLADNLGSPGLVVLDASRHLPAAGRDPRAEFDAAHIPGARFLDLESLTDTASEVPSAIPSPRQLAQRLAELGVRLGDRVVVYDDSAVKTSARAWFILRAHGIDSVAILDGGLAKWRDEGRPLESGMAEISAARVPDLPLPEGVRSKAQILALLEGLSEQLIDARGADRVFGTGIDPVHGGQNGRIPGCLNLPFGALYQADGTFRSPGELRAAFVASGLDLDRPVVTTCGSGVTAAVLLFALHLLGKDDVALYDGSWVEWSADPATPKQQGPA, encoded by the coding sequence ATGGACAGCCTCGTTTCGACCCAGTGGCTTGCGGACAATCTCGGTTCGCCCGGTCTGGTCGTGCTCGATGCCTCGCGGCACCTGCCCGCCGCCGGCCGCGACCCGCGCGCGGAATTCGACGCGGCGCATATACCCGGCGCGCGGTTTCTCGACCTTGAGAGCCTGACCGACACGGCTTCCGAAGTCCCTTCGGCGATACCCAGCCCGCGCCAGCTGGCCCAACGGCTCGCCGAACTCGGAGTCCGGCTCGGCGATCGGGTGGTGGTTTACGACGACAGCGCGGTCAAGACTAGCGCGAGAGCGTGGTTCATCCTGCGCGCGCACGGGATCGACAGCGTCGCGATCCTCGATGGCGGGCTTGCCAAATGGCGCGACGAGGGCCGTCCGCTCGAATCCGGAATGGCGGAGATTTCCGCCGCTCGGGTCCCCGACCTTCCGCTTCCCGAGGGTGTGCGTTCCAAAGCCCAGATCCTCGCGCTGCTCGAGGGCTTGTCCGAACAGCTGATCGACGCGCGCGGCGCGGACCGGGTGTTCGGCACCGGGATCGATCCGGTGCATGGCGGGCAGAACGGGCGCATTCCCGGGTGCCTCAACCTGCCCTTCGGCGCGCTCTACCAGGCCGACGGCACCTTCAGATCGCCCGGCGAACTGCGCGCCGCATTCGTCGCGTCCGGGCTCGATCTCGACCGACCGGTCGTCACCACCTGCGGCAGCGGGGTCACCGCGGCGGTGCTGCTGTTCGCGCTGCACCTGCTCGGCAAGGACGACGTGGCACTGTATGACGGCAGCTGGGTCGAATGGAGCGCCGATCCCGCGACTCCCAAGCAACAGGGGCCTGCATGA
- the metC gene encoding cystathionine beta-lyase, with protein sequence MKGEDKDLRPATDVTRAGRRAEWTGPVVNPPVWRASTHLYTSEAARKAAGKGNADGAFFYGRRGAPTQWALAEALTEIEPGAHGTVLYPSGVAAIAGCLLAVLKPGDRLLMTDNAYDPSRSMTTGLLRRMGIESAFFDPLDPGAYRALFDQPVRAVWLESPGSLTMEVCDVPALTAIAREHGAVSLIDNTWASPLGFAGLEHGCDIVMMSLSKHVGGHSDLMMGSASAGERWYRALRRTSQELGQVVSPDDAALAARGLRTMAIRLERGTASALRIAQWLTQQPQVARVMCPLLPDDPGHALWQRDFTGGCGLFSFALDTTDEGACGRVVDALDLFGIGYSWGGFESLALPIFPQQHRTAMRTPNRGDAGARAAIRLSIGLEDPDDLIADLAQALARMDDS encoded by the coding sequence ATGAAGGGCGAAGACAAGGACCTCAGGCCCGCGACCGACGTCACGCGCGCCGGGCGGCGGGCGGAATGGACCGGTCCGGTCGTCAATCCGCCGGTGTGGCGCGCCTCGACCCACCTCTACACCAGCGAAGCGGCACGCAAGGCGGCAGGCAAGGGCAATGCGGACGGCGCGTTCTTCTATGGCAGGCGCGGCGCCCCGACGCAGTGGGCGCTGGCCGAGGCGCTGACCGAGATCGAACCGGGCGCGCACGGCACCGTGCTCTACCCCAGCGGAGTCGCGGCGATCGCCGGGTGCCTGCTGGCGGTGCTGAAGCCCGGCGATCGCCTGCTGATGACCGACAACGCCTACGATCCCTCGCGCAGCATGACGACCGGCCTGCTCAGGCGGATGGGGATCGAAAGCGCGTTCTTCGACCCGCTCGATCCCGGCGCCTATCGCGCGCTGTTCGACCAGCCGGTGCGCGCGGTGTGGCTCGAAAGCCCCGGCAGCCTGACGATGGAAGTGTGCGACGTGCCCGCGCTCACCGCGATCGCGCGCGAGCACGGCGCGGTGAGCCTGATCGACAACACCTGGGCCAGCCCGCTCGGCTTTGCCGGGCTCGAACACGGCTGCGACATCGTGATGATGAGCCTGTCGAAGCACGTCGGCGGGCATTCGGACCTGATGATGGGATCGGCCAGCGCGGGTGAGCGCTGGTATCGCGCCTTGCGGCGCACCTCGCAGGAACTGGGGCAGGTGGTCTCGCCCGACGATGCGGCGCTGGCCGCGCGCGGGCTCAGGACCATGGCGATCCGGCTGGAGCGCGGCACCGCCAGCGCGCTCCGGATAGCGCAGTGGCTTACACAGCAGCCGCAGGTCGCGCGGGTGATGTGCCCGCTGCTGCCCGACGATCCCGGCCATGCGCTGTGGCAACGCGATTTCACCGGAGGGTGCGGGCTGTTCAGCTTCGCGCTCGACACCACCGACGAAGGGGCGTGCGGGCGGGTGGTCGATGCGCTCGACCTGTTCGGCATCGGCTACAGCTGGGGCGGGTTCGAAAGCCTGGCCCTGCCGATCTTTCCGCAGCAGCATCGCACCGCGATGCGCACCCCGAATAGGGGCGACGCTGGCGCGCGGGCGGCCATTCGCCTATCGATCGGGCTCGAAGACCCGGACGACCTGATCGCGGACCTCGCGCAGGCGCTGGCCAGAATGGACGATTCATGA
- a CDS encoding mechanosensitive ion channel family protein, with protein sequence MTAAATPQASPTDAVDPATAPGAAADGAVGEAASVAPPTTGPTPEPTPEPTPTEVVEGTGDLVEGVSQQSETAGAFLQYLDTLALETSQFRVSVLDALLVIGVILLVITVAWLLSRLSGNAVDRFTRFDKTQKLLAEKISTIVIWGAAFFIGIDLIGIDLTTLAFFGGAFGLAIGFGLQKTFGNLIAGIILLMDKSIKPGDVIAVADTVGNETFGEIRKIGIRAVSVTTRDRREYLIPNENLMINQVENWSYSSKEVRMQVNVGVSYSADMDQAEQLMLEAARSTKRVLTTPPPEVWMAEYGDSSVNFIVHCWIRDPELGVGNVRSDVLKNLWKLFRQHDVEIPFPQRDINLRDNEQLRALLGAIDGRVATDERQTGDQP encoded by the coding sequence ATGACCGCCGCAGCGACGCCGCAAGCCAGTCCGACCGACGCCGTCGATCCCGCCACCGCGCCCGGCGCGGCTGCGGATGGCGCAGTCGGCGAGGCTGCGTCCGTCGCCCCGCCGACCACAGGACCAACGCCGGAACCCACGCCCGAACCGACCCCCACCGAAGTGGTCGAGGGCACCGGAGACCTCGTGGAGGGCGTTTCCCAGCAGAGCGAAACCGCCGGCGCGTTCCTGCAATATCTCGACACGCTCGCGCTCGAGACCAGCCAGTTCCGGGTCTCGGTGCTCGACGCGCTGCTGGTGATCGGCGTCATCCTGCTGGTTATCACGGTGGCCTGGTTGCTGAGCCGGCTGAGCGGCAACGCAGTCGATCGCTTTACCCGGTTCGACAAGACGCAGAAGCTGCTGGCGGAAAAGATCAGCACCATCGTCATCTGGGGCGCGGCGTTCTTCATCGGGATCGACCTGATCGGGATCGACCTGACGACGCTGGCCTTCTTTGGCGGTGCCTTCGGTCTCGCGATTGGTTTCGGACTGCAGAAGACCTTCGGCAATCTGATCGCCGGGATCATCCTGCTGATGGACAAGTCGATCAAGCCCGGGGACGTCATCGCGGTCGCCGACACGGTGGGCAACGAGACCTTCGGCGAAATCCGCAAGATCGGCATTCGCGCCGTGTCGGTGACGACCCGCGATCGGCGCGAATACCTGATCCCGAACGAAAACCTGATGATCAACCAGGTCGAAAACTGGTCCTATTCCTCCAAGGAGGTGCGGATGCAGGTCAATGTCGGGGTGAGCTATTCTGCCGACATGGACCAGGCCGAACAACTGATGCTCGAAGCCGCACGCAGCACGAAGCGGGTCCTGACCACTCCTCCGCCCGAAGTCTGGATGGCCGAATACGGCGACAGCTCGGTCAACTTCATCGTCCATTGCTGGATCCGCGATCCCGAACTTGGCGTCGGCAATGTCCGCAGCGACGTGCTCAAGAACCTGTGGAAGCTGTTCAGGCAGCACGACGTCGAAATCCCGTTCCCGCAGCGCGATATCAACCTGCGCGACAACGAACAGCTGCGTGCGCTGCTCGGTGCGATCGACGGGCGGGTCGCGACCGATGAACGTCAAACCGGGGACCAGCCATGA